GCCCAGGGACTGGGCCGCAGCCTTCGCCTGCCGAGCCGCCGAGGAGGCTTCTTGCTGGAGCAGCTCACCTGGCCGCTCGGGCTCCGGCGCGGCGCGGGGGCGATGATCCGTAGGTGCCCCTTTGCGCTCAGCGGCTGCGGCCGGGGGAACTGGAAGTGCCTCTCCGCGCTCGGCTGCCGCGGCAGGGGGGGCAAGGGGGGGCGGAGGAGGCGCGGGCGCGGCGGCCGGCTGGACATCGTCAGGGGGGCGGATGTCCCGATGGGTGGGGATCCGCTCCAGGGGCGCACAGGCCGCGAGCAGGACGGCGGCCAGGGCCAGGGTCCGCGAAAGCCTCCTCAAGCCCGGCACGCCAGCGGCTCCTTGCCCGCCAGGACCCCGTCCCGTTCCAGGACCTCCAGGAGGAGGTCGGTGAGCTGGGGGTGGAACTGGGTTCCCCGATAGGAGAGCAGCTCCGCCGCGGCCTGCCCCGGCGTCAGCGCTTCGCGGTAGGGCCGCGAAGAGGTCATGGCGTCGTAGGAGTCGGCGATGGCGATGATGGCGGCGAAGAGAGGGATCTGGTCCTCCGAGAGCCCATCCGGATAGCCGCGACCGTCGTACCACTCGTGGTGGTGGAGGACGCCCGGGATGAGATCGTGGAGCGACTCCACGATGCGCAAGACGTCGGCTCCGTCCTCGGGGTGGCGCATGATGACGCGCCGTTCCTCCTCGGTCAGCCGCTCCAGCTTCTGGAGGACCTGGTCGGGGGTCCGGATCTTCCCCACGTCGTGGAACAGGCACGCGAGCTCCAAGTCCCGAAGCTCGGCCTCCTCCAGGCCCAGGATCCTGCCGATGGCCACCGACAGCTTCGCCACCCGCTCGGAATGGCCGAGGGTATAGGGGTCCCGGGCCTCGATCGCCGTGGCTAGGACCTTGACGGTCCCCACGTACGCCCCCTCCAGGTCCCGGGCATACTGCTGCAAGCTGCCCTGCTGTTCCGTGATGAGCCTCGCCATCTCGTTGAAGCTGCGGCTCAGCTCGCCCAGCTCGTCCCGGGCCCGCGCGGGGATCTCCTCCTTGTACTGCCCCGCCGAGAGCTCGGAAACACACCGGGCCAGCACCTTGATCGGCGTGGTGATCAGCCTGGAGATCAAGAAGGTGCCGGCCACTCCCAGGGCGAGGACCAGCGCGGAGACGAGGAATACCTTGGTCCTGGCCCGGGACTGGGCCGTGACCAGGGCGTCGTTGGCGATCTCCAAGTGGACCTGACCCAGGTGCTTTCCGGCGAAGGAGATCGGAACCCGAAAGTCGAAGGCCGGCTCCTCGTCCCGAAGCACCCGCAGGACCCTGGCGCCGTCCGGCTCTGTCTCGAGAAGGCGGCCCTGGGCTTCCACCAGAGCTTCGCCGGTGCGCCGGAGGTCGCTGTGGGCCCGGAGCCGCCCACTCTGGTCCACCACGGCCACGAATACGATGTCCTCCTGCTGCTCGCGGACCTTTGAGACGAGGTTGTCCAGCGCCAGCCTGTCTTCGGCGAGGAAGCTGTACGCCGCGGCGCTCGACACGCTGCGTCCGATGGCGAGCCCGCGCCTCACGAGTTGGCCCAGGAGGAACTCGTCCATGACGTTCATCGCGACTACCGAAGACGCCGTGGTGATGGTGGCCACGAGGAGAAACGTTAGGGTCGTGAGCTTGAAGCGAATCCCCTGGAACAACGCACACTCCCCTGAAGTCCAGTTCCCGCAACAGACACGGTCCGAGAAGTCCTGCGTCTTGCGAGCGAGCACTTCGCCCATTCCCTTCGGCCGGGGAGCCGCACGGCTTGAATCGTGGTGGCTCCTCGCGAAGAAGACCGTTCCCGGGACGCCGGGATGGAGGCTTCTTCCCTGCCGACCACGTAGAGTGGGGGACGAAGGGCCATGCTCACCCAACGCGGAGGGGGACTCTATATACCTCCGGTCACATGGAAAAAGACCTTTCCGAGCGCCCAGTTCGAGCGCTATCCGGACGACAGCCTGGTCCATTGCAGGAGTGAGCGGCGGGCACGGGTGGAGCTCCAGGCGGTCCGGGGCCGGTTCGCGCAGTGCGGTCTGGAGCTTCACCCGGTGAAGACCCGGATCGTCCTCTGCTCGTTTGTCGAGCGGTTCCTACCGGCGAAAGCGCTGCCGATACTCCGACGGCCGCAAACCGGTCTCCTTGACGAAGACCTTCCGGAAGAAGCCCCCGTCGCCGTAGCCCACGGCCCAGGTAATCTCCTCGAAGCTCTTGCCGGTCTCCTCCAGGAGGCGCTTGGAAGCCTCCACCCGCACCCGGTGGAGGTAGGCGAGCGGCGTGACTCCGGCAGCCGCCTTGAAGCGCCTCTCCAGGGTCCGGGGGCTCAGGCCGAACCGCCCGGCGAGCTCCGGGTACCGCACCTCCTCCGAGAAGTGGGTCTCGAGCCAGTCCTGGACCTCCAGGACGCGGGCGTCGGCGTGGTCCTTCCGGAGGCGGAAGACCGCGTAGGGCGACTGGCTGGTGCGGCCGTGGTCCGAGAGCATGGCCTTTGCCGTGTGGAGCGCCACGTCGCGCCCGCAGTACTTCTCCACCAGGTACAGGGAGAGATCCACGGCGGCGGTGAAGCCGGCGGAGCAGTACACCCGGCCCCCGTCGGTAAGGATCCGCTCCGGGCGCAGGTCCACCGCCGGGTAGCGCGCCCGGAAGGCATCCGCGAAGGCCCAGTGGGTGGTGGCCTCCTTGCCGTCGAGCAGCCCGGTGGCCGCGAGCAGGAAGGCGCCGGTGCACACGCTCGCGAGGTCCGCCCCCCGCGCGGCCTGCTCCCCGAGCCAGTCCACGGCGCCCGGGTACCGGTCGCTGTTGAGGGAGGCCAGGGCCGAGACCAGGACCAGGTCGGCGCGGGGCGCACCGGCGATGCTGCGGTGGGGGGTGACCCGCAGCCCGGTGCGGGTCGCAAAGGTCCTGCCGTCGAGGCTCACGAGCTCCACCTCGAAGTAGGGCGTTTCCCGGTCCCCCATGAGGCGGTCGTAGAGGCGCCCGGCTTGGTGGAACACGTCGAGGGGGCCCGTAAAGGTAGTGGCCACCGTGTTTTCGAAGGCCAGGATGAGGACGCGCTTCACGGGAACTCCTGTTGTCGCAATCGCATTGCAGATTGTCGCATGTGCCACTGCCCGGCGCCCCCGGCAAGGTCTATCGTGCCAGCCTGTGGCCAAAGGCGGCCGGCGGTCGCGCGCCGCCGCCCATCGCGAGGAGGGAGTCATGCCGTACGAGTTCCTGAGTGTCACGACCGAGGAGAGGGTGGCCGTCCTCCGCCTGGAGCGGCCCAAGGCGCTGAACGCGCTCTGCGACGGCTTGGTTTCTGAGCTGGCGGCGGCCCTGGATGTCCTCGAAGGCGACCCCGAGGTGTCGGTCGCGATCCTGACCGGGGGTGCCGACGTCTTTGCCGCAGGGGCCGACCTGAAGGAGATGCTGGGGAAGACCCTGCCTGAGGTGGTGGCCGAGAACTTCTCGGGCTGTTGCCCCAGGCTGGCCGCGT
This region of Thermodesulfobacteriota bacterium genomic DNA includes:
- a CDS encoding HD domain-containing phosphohydrolase, which produces MFQGIRFKLTTLTFLLVATITTASSVVAMNVMDEFLLGQLVRRGLAIGRSVSSAAAYSFLAEDRLALDNLVSKVREQQEDIVFVAVVDQSGRLRAHSDLRRTGEALVEAQGRLLETEPDGARVLRVLRDEEPAFDFRVPISFAGKHLGQVHLEIANDALVTAQSRARTKVFLVSALVLALGVAGTFLISRLITTPIKVLARCVSELSAGQYKEEIPARARDELGELSRSFNEMARLITEQQGSLQQYARDLEGAYVGTVKVLATAIEARDPYTLGHSERVAKLSVAIGRILGLEEAELRDLELACLFHDVGKIRTPDQVLQKLERLTEEERRVIMRHPEDGADVLRIVESLHDLIPGVLHHHEWYDGRGYPDGLSEDQIPLFAAIIAIADSYDAMTSSRPYREALTPGQAAAELLSYRGTQFHPQLTDLLLEVLERDGVLAGKEPLACRA
- a CDS encoding GlxA family transcriptional regulator; amino-acid sequence: MKRVLILAFENTVATTFTGPLDVFHQAGRLYDRLMGDRETPYFEVELVSLDGRTFATRTGLRVTPHRSIAGAPRADLVLVSALASLNSDRYPGAVDWLGEQAARGADLASVCTGAFLLAATGLLDGKEATTHWAFADAFRARYPAVDLRPERILTDGGRVYCSAGFTAAVDLSLYLVEKYCGRDVALHTAKAMLSDHGRTSQSPYAVFRLRKDHADARVLEVQDWLETHFSEEVRYPELAGRFGLSPRTLERRFKAAAGVTPLAYLHRVRVEASKRLLEETGKSFEEITWAVGYGDGGFFRKVFVKETGLRPSEYRQRFRR